gtagggattattattattagtattattattgatttataaagcgccaacatattccgtggcgctgtacaaagtaagaaacaaacatggggtacataataatacagacaatggtgtacaccaatatacaagatacataattagtgacaaaatacaaagaatgatacaaaatacaaattatacaattggtaatgacagtgataaaattaacatgatgaataaaatgtatagtggttaccaagacacaaaagggggagagagattAGATTGTATGCCTTTCCGAGGGACAGTAAAGTGATGAgactttactctgtgcagcgctgtgtaaggtgtcagcgctatataaatacaatttatGCAATAAATAAAGTAAACAGCCTGGCAGTGCCGatcgctggctggcaggctgatcgctgggatCGTGCGAGCATACCTCAAATCTCGTTCCTCCCGAGATGATGCACATATGCGTCGTGGAGGAACGAGAGAGCCACACTCCCACTGCAACCCTACATTAGGTGGTCGGTAGGTGGTTAAAAGACCACATTtgcaaaaatcataaaatttaaaatatatataaacacatacaaataagaagtatgtttcttccagagtaaaatgaaccatgaattacttttctcctatgttgctttcacttacaataagtagtagaaatctgacattgccgacaggttttgggctagttcatctctccacaggggattctcagcatggcctttattctttataaagacactccctgaaaaagatttatacaaagatgctggccagcctccttgctcaccatacacttttggcagttggacagagcagctgCCATTGACTAAGTTAcgctgaccatacgtcccgctttacccgggaggcgtcccgccttcggggcatgaggtcccgggaaatgtcccgcttttagcagcgggacgacctggcctcgggactctggccaccgtactgaatgagacgctgcgctagttcattcaccgcagccccgctccagcagcctgcattgtcctccgacaggcagagcagggctacgggaagatggcgtctggaggcggagccctgtactggagactatttgtgtctccagtagagggcttcgggcaccatcttcccatagccctgctctgcctgtgagtgcgggagattggaggagaatcgtccgggggagctgcgtgccagaggccggccgggagcgagaggagacttctgtcaggtgagtaaatgctttttttccaggtgaaatgtgcccgtttattttgtgctgacatgttgcccccattacatttattttgtgctgacatgttgcccccattggtgtttattttgtgctgacatgttgcccacattgcgtttattttgtgctgacatgttgcccccattacatttattttgtgctgacatgttgcccccattggtgtttattttgtgctgacatgttgcccacattgcgtttattttgtgctgacatgttgcccctaTTGCATATATTTTGTGCTggcatgttgcccccattgcgtttattttgtgctgacatgttgcccgcaatgcgtttattttgtgctgatatgttgcccgcaatgcgtttattttgtgctgacatgtttgcccccattgcgtttattttgtgctgaaatgttgctcgcaatgcctttattttgtgctgacatgttgcctccattgcgtttattttgtgctgaaatgttgcccgcaatgcgtgtattttctgctgaaatgttgcccccattgcgtttattttgtgctgaaatgttgcccgaaatgcatttattttgtgctgaaatgttgcccgcaatgcatttattttgtgctgaaatgttgcccgaaatgcatttattttgtgctgaaatgttgcccgcaatgcatttattttgtgctgaaatgttgcccgaaatgcatttattttgtgctgaaatgttgcccgcaatgcatttattttgtgctgacatgttgcctgcaatgcgtgtattttgtgctgacatgttgcctgcaatgcgtttaattagtgctgaaatgttgcccgcaatgcgtttattttgtgctgacatgtttgcccccattgcgtttattttgtgctaaaaTATTGCCCCCAttggtgtttattttgtgctgacatgttgcccacattgcgtttattttgtgctgacatgttgcccccattggtgtttattttgtgctgacatgttgcccccattacatttattttgtgctgacatgttgcccccattggtgtttattttgtgctgacatgttgcccacattgcgtttattttgtgctgacatgttgcccccattgcataTATTTTGTGCTggcatgttgcccccattgcgtttattttgtgctgacatgttgcccgcaatgcgtttattttgtgctgatatgttgcccgcaatgcgtttattttatgctgacatgtttgcccccattgcgtttattttgtgctgaaatgttgcccgcaatgcgtttattttgtgctgaaatgttgctcgcaatgtgtttattttgtgctgacatgttgcctccattgcgtttattttgtgctgaaatgttgcccgcaatgcgtgtatttttgtgctgaaatgttgcccccattgcgttttatttgtgctgaaatgttgcccgcaatgcatttattttgtgctgacatgttgcccgcaatgcgtttattttgtgctgacatgtttcctgCAATGCgtgtattttgtgctgacatgttgcccgcaatgcgtttaattagtgctgaaatgttgcccgcagtgcgtttattttgtgctgaaatgttgcccgcaatgcatttattttgtgctgacatgttgcccgcaatgcatttattttgtgctgacatgttgcccgcaatgcgtttattttgtgctgacatgttgcctgcaatgcgtgtattttgtgctgacatgttgcctgcaatgcgtttaattagtgctgaaatgttgcccgcaatgcgtttattttgtgctgacatgtttgcccccattgcgtttattttgtgctgaaatgttgcccccattggtgtttattttgtgctgacatgttgcccacattgcgtttattttgtgctgacatgttgcccccattggtgtttattttgtgctgacatgttgcccccattacatttattttgtgctgacatgttgcccccattggtgtttattttgtgctgacatgttgcccccattgcataTATTTTGTGCTggcatgttgcccccattgcgtttattttgtgctgacatgttgcccgcaatgcgtttattttgtgctgatatgttgcccgcaatgcgtttattttatgctgacatgtttgcccccattgcgttaattttgtgctgaaatgttgctcgcaatgcgtttattttgtgctgacatgttgcctccattgcgtttattttgtgctgaaatgttgcccgcaatgcgtgtatttttgtgctgaaatgttgcccccattgcgtttattttgtgctgacatgttgcccgcaatgcgtttattttgtgctgatatgttgcccgcaatgcgtttattttatgctgacatgtttgcccccattgcgtttattttgtgctgaaatgttgctcgcaatgcgtttattttgtgctgacatgttgcctccattgcgtttattttgtgctgaaatgttgcccgcaatgcgtgtatttttgtgctgaaatgttgcccccattgcgtttattttgtgctgaaatgttgcccgcaatgcatttattttgtgctgaaatgttgcccacattgcgtttattttgtgctgacatgttgcccacatttattttgtggtgtctggggtaactgttgctgcatttattatttaatggtcatagttggctatgtttgcagctttggggttacggtatactatcaaatagcatcacacagtttctgcacacccatgatgtgaatcctcgtttgaccacatcatggcgtaaacactgctttcttatgcctcgctgttacatcattatgttagctccgcccatacaatgtcatgaccacgcccacttttcggCGCAGCGCAGCCCGCCGCAGCCCTCCCATTTTACCCACCCCATTTTTTGggcgctgccccctccccccgcccgaacccccccccccccccccttcaggttgaaccgacaaaaatctggttactctaagtgcttttgaaaataaaggaatacCATAGAATCCCCCAatgggagatgggctagtccaagacCTGTTGTGTCAGTGACAGCAacctagaagaaaagtaatttatggctcattttactctgggagaagtgCACTTCTTATCTgtctatgtttacatatattttaaatttgaagatttttgcgacagtagtCCTTAATGCCACAAATGCCACAAACAGCAATGGAAGGATAAAATAGTACTCAGTGCTGTTTGAAATAAGTAATATACAATGTGTGACGCCCCCCCAAGAGGTAGAAATGCTGGGTCAATTGAGGTAGATACCATATATAATCTGCAACAATGAAAGGGATAAAAAAGTGTTTAATGCCAAAGTAGTAGTGTGATCCCACGAGGGGATTTCAAATGCTGATAGTCATAAAAAGAGTGCAGGAAAATGTGCTAAACAAAAGTGCAAGACAGTAAAGCAATCATCAAATACGGAGCAAATCAATTCACAGCAAAGTGACAGTAGTgcataaaggggaacttcagcctaaacaaacatactgtcatcaagttacattagttatgttaattagaatagataggtaatataatctcttccccaccctgttttaaaagaaccggCAAatttttgtgattcatgggggctgccatctttgtcatggggcagccatctttttggttgaaggaggtgacaaggagcaggagacacagttccaactgtcctgtgtcctgattacccctcccagctgcacacgctaggcttcaaatgtcaaattcaaaatgtaaaaaaaaaattgcaccaaaacagcagaacgagaacaacaaaatcagaaatcccatcatgctttgcacagcatcagggtaaaaaaaagtccgggcagttttcttctgtgcagctaaaaatgaggcttgtattagAGAAACAAAACtgagatgctgtgaaactgttaaagaaacaccaagccttttcagtgctgctgagtcgatttttagtccggagggtaACTTCTGACCAGCATTGATAGGGTTAGTAGCAAGGAACAAGATTTAAGTGAGACCAGTGACAGAGAGACAGTACTACTGACCAGCATTGAAAGAGTTAGTAGTAGCAACGGAAAACATGCTGCTGGGCTGGGTGAGTGGGTTGGCTAGAAGGACACATGCTCAGCCAAAGAGAGAGTCAGTCAACAAACACAGGCTGGAAGGGAAGGAACAGAGAATAATATATGTGCAGCCAGGGTGGAGTCCTGTCCCTACTCCCAGTCCCGATCTGGTCTAAGCTGTACACAACGTGCCGCTCAGGCTCAGCTCACAGTCTCTCTGTTTCCAGCAGCTCTCTCGGCTGTCAGCTCCTGACCTACCTTCCCCAGTCTCCAGCATCAGCCTGCAAGCGAGAAGCCGGAAACAGAACAGCCGGGGTTTCATTTTTATTCCACTCCCTACGCCAAGTCATCGTTGTTTGTCTACCACCTCCAGCGGCACTGGGAgtcggggtggagaggctggtgcAGACTGTGACTCAGAGGGGATGAGGAGGATAAGCTGTCTGGGGAACAGTAAGACGAAGGATCAGCGCAATGAGGAAAAGGCGCGGCGGGAGGCCAACAGGAGGATCGAGAAGCAGCTGAAGAAGGACAGACAGGTGTTCCTGGCCAcacactggctgctgctgctcggaGCTGGGGAATCTGGGAAAAGCACAATCATGAAGCAAATGCAAATCCTTTACAGGAATGGATTTAATGCAGAAGAGAGAAAGATAAAAGTCCAAGATATTAAGAATAATATTAAAGAGGCCATTGAGACCATCGTTACAGCAATGGGCATTCTGTCCCCTCCGGTGGAGCTGGCAAATCCAGACAACCAGTTCCGACTTGACTATATCCTAAATTTACCGCGCAACAAGGATTTTGACTTCCCTCCGgagttctatgaacacacaaaggCACTCTGGCAGGATGAAGGTGTGAAGGAATGCTACGAAAGGGCGAATGAATACCAACTCATCGACTGGGCAAAATATTTTTTAGATAAAATTCACATTGTGCAGCAGAACGATTACACCCCCACTGACCAGGACTTGCTACGGTGCAAAGTTCGGACATATGGATTTTTAGAATTGATGTTTCAGGTCGATAAattgtattttaacatttttacaattggcGGGGCTGGATGTAGACGCATCAAACAGATTCTCATTGTAACAGGAATTATATATGTGGTAGACAGCAGCAGCTATGATATGGTGATTAGGGGGGACAATCAAACCAACAGGCTGCGGGAAGCACTAGATCTCTTTAAATGCATCTGGAACAATAGATGGCTGCGGACCTTCTCAGTCCTACTCTTCTTGAATAAACAAGATTTACTTGCAGAGAAGGTTTTGACTGGGAAATCTAAAATGGAGCACTACTTTCCAGAGTTCCATCGTTACACAACCCCAGATGATGCAGCTCCAGAGCCTGGAGAGGACCCCAGAGTCACAAGGGCCAAGTACTTTATCAGAGATGAGTTCCTTAGAATCAGTACAGGATTTGGAGGTGGACAGCACTACTGTTACCCTCACTTCACATGTGCAGTGGATACAGAAAATATTAGAAGGGTTATGAATGATTGTCAGGACATTATCCTAAGCATGCACAGTCGATGTAAACTGTTGTGATGGATATTCTCAgttatattttttctttattttctttatttttttctggaaaaCTGCAAAGATCCAATTAAAAaaactaacatttttttttaatcgacttgtcaagaaactaaaaaaaaaaaagaaaacctgagTGCATTCTCCCTTTCCAGTTCGCACCAGTTTCGTTTTTACTTGTTTCCTTGCTGCTGGACAGTTGTGGAATTGTTAGCTTGCTGCCTTTTACCCCTTCAGTGCTCTTAAAAAAAGCATGGGCTGGCACCAGATCTCCCCTTGACTTATAAACTTAAATCCCCCCTCTCCGCATTAATGTAACCCATACAGggttcttctttaaagggaaccagagctaacctaaagaaaagattctatacatacctggagcttcctccagccccatacgcgctgatcgatcccactccgccatccaccgctgcccgcatctaggagaaccggctcccgtcagtgacgtcatcggagccgcgctacgcaggagaagtgcgccctctacgtaactgctgcagagatacgcaaagagcgcacctctgctacgctagactggctttgactggcggcagagcggggtcccagttctcctagatgcgggcagcgttggatggcggcgtgggagcgattggtgcgtatggggctggaggaagccccaggtatgtatagaatattttctttaggttagctctggttctctttaaccttgaGACACTATACTTTTCTTGAATATGGCAATAAAGAAAAAGGCAGACATCAGAGCGTTAACTCATTTTATGTAGATTAAATGTTTAACAAAGTTGAACTGTGAATGCAGAAAATATTTTTGCCATAAGGAAGATCTCATCTTTCATTATTATAAAGTGAGAGAACACGCTTCTCTGTCCACTATAAGGCAATGTTTCATAGCAAGCAATGTGTTAACCTCTTTCTGTTACAGCAGTAGGAACGATTTGCAGTAAAacactgtctctttaaggctttctCATGAACAGAACATTTACCAGAACTGAGCATTATTAAATAGTAGGATACTTTTCTCTTGCCAATAAGGTCTCTCTCAGGAGCTACACAGTACAAATAGTCTGGATGGCCTGAGACACTCCTCCTATGCATATGATAGATCAGTCTGTGCTCAGAGTGAGTGGGAAACTtatcttgagagctgcagccacatgcAACTTTGAAGATTGGAGTCCTGTCTGGGGGTGCTGGGGTGTCTTGCTCACTGCTTTGCCTAATGTTAGATAGTCCCCTCTTCTTCCTACAGACAGCTGTACTTGGGGGTCCCTGTGGCCACTAGATCTTTTGTTCTCCTTCAGGACAAGCTAGAATCCTTTTGACAGGCCCACTCTTCCTTCAGCTCTCTCTTTCAGCCCCACCATGTGCCCGGCCTCTCTCCTCTAGCTCCAAAACCCTCCCCCTCTGCTCAAAACCAACTCTATGGTCctaaaacaaagcttggtgtaattgccttcttaaaacagaaggacatttgcaataattcagttataaatgaacattttttagtaggaaggctttttgggcgtacatcaaaaaagggcgtcgggaaaaaagggcgcgtggtgtaaacgataagcagtattatcgtttataaaaatattgtgtagaatttcgtttacaaatagtgttttaagaatttataaatcattaaataatgtgtatgagatcggcaattcttaaaacgttaatcttccctgtttctaaactgaaacttatatttacgtttgttaaaaaccctccctgtacctatccctaacccctagaccccctgttggtgcctaaacctaagacccccctggtggtgcctaaacctaaaacccccctggtggtgcctaaacttaagacccctctggtggtgcctaaaactaaccaccccaaagccctccctgtacctatccctaacccctagaccccctggggtgcctaaacctaagacccccctggtggtgcctaaaactaaccaccccaaagccctccgtgtacctatccctaacccctagaccccctggggtgcctaaacctaagacccccctggtggtgcctaaacctaagacccccctggtggtgcctaaacctaagacccccctggtggtgcctaaacctaagaacccctggtggtgcctaaacctaagaccccctatggataataatgttttacaaacattaataaattaaaaaatgtaaataattttttggggtggataataatgttttagaaatagtgatttagtatctttataaacgttattcgtcacgggctcattttgtaaagttaaagtggacccaaattaaaaatacaagatttcagaaataaaatctattttctaaattataataataaatagcagccttttttcagctgcatgatgacaaatataaaatattttacatttattggaggaacccctcccttcctttcaaattgccgggatttttccggcaaactggtggagtagatggtgtctggcaatggaggaattgctaatggctgccccagtataaccctagctgtgGAAAGAGAAAGGTGaagagcatgcactgaaatgctcataggtttgaaggagtgtttatttatctttatatatgtcagagtggtgcaactaaatattttttaattaaaaaaatgtttggtttgggtccgctttaagagttaATGTGGTGCAGCAATACGATGGGCATCCGATCTGACACAAAGTGTGCAGCATGTTATCGCATGGACCATGCAGTACTCTAAGTGAATGGGCGCTACAGGCAATGTGCACTACAAGAGCGCAGTGCGACACACATGCGTAGACTGATGGGAACCCCAGTGATGTACTAGCTGGGAGTGGGcatatgcatatgatcctgtcgctgcaacatggcacagggtcatatgaagcttCATATGTTGCTCACACCGCACCAGATTGCACAAATCAAGTGCAAAACCAGCCAAATGTCAACATTAAATGCAGTGCATATAGAGGATTTTGACTTTCACACTGATGCATTGCGTTGCAGCATAATGACCGCTTTGTAAATGTAGCTAGCAGCACTGCAATACTGTGTGTTGCATAACAGCATGCGGCATCGTAACGCATTGCCTAACCACAAAAAAGCATGTTAACAgttacagtaaagcatacttttcattgactgtatgcttcactctaTATTGACACATCACGCGAATAATATGTAAtctgttgcattcctgctgtcacagcaAATGCAACAGCctttgtgaacttagccttaataTAATATCAACTCGCACCTGGGAATGAGGGACTGTACCGGCTGGAGGTTATACTTAGACGTCTCTCCCCTTTCAAAAAGCTGAgcctaatttttttcttttgtcttcactcaTTATATCAGCTCTTCAATGCGTTGTCAGTCGCCAACTGAGAGGTGAAACCAGACTCTTGACTGTGAAACAAGGTACAAAttataaaaatacacaaaaattgtCTTGGCATCACTGATCTACAATCTTTTGGGTGTGTAGGTGAGGTATTTTTGCCTTTCACAAGAatgccatttatttatttttttctttactttgtttttgttttgatttttttgttttatttatttatttttacttaacAAGTCAAGTTTATTAGAAAAAGAGCTTGCAAAATCATACAAAACAACATACagcaaatacaaaaataatagcCCTGGAAAAAATACACTACATTCATCTGTTGACgtttataaaattatattgatatacaaaaaaatagataaagcatatatacatgaatatacatctctccagttgttgtccatcatccaaTATACATTatcaaagttcctttagtgaaacaagtccatatcaatatagcaactcttctgctgtagattttatcctccatcgataattgttgtcttgagattgtacagtgtatggtacacaTAAATATAGCTTTAGCCTTAAAAATGGTATATAGagttctattcttgtataaataactttaagtagatatatcttcataaacacaaagctaggtagttgtccctaagcttgcaattgcatttaaatagtaatgcttactgattgttGTACATAAAAAATGACATTAAAAAGTTAATCTAAAAATGTAAAACTGCAGAAGTTTGAAATGACAATTCTTTAACGTTTATATAAgctattgtcaataaattcaccaagaataatacatattacctctcttgtgttCTAGAATTACAGTGGAAGTTAGAGTCTCTAAGCCTCAGTTCCTCTCAGTAGAGTTCCAAGCTTATAAAATATACCAGCCTGCCAGggctttttattgtaaagtttCTAAGATGGCGCCTGTTAGGGGATCTTATGGTGACGCACAAAATTCAAACGTATTTTTAActggtacattctgacattttgtgacattttaaaCTATCGGATTATCTGAGCAGGTGCATACATATATGACACTactattgaagcagtcatttctgcaaa
This DNA window, taken from Hyperolius riggenbachi isolate aHypRig1 chromosome 3, aHypRig1.pri, whole genome shotgun sequence, encodes the following:
- the LOC137561336 gene encoding guanine nucleotide-binding protein G(s) subunit alpha-like; this encodes MRRISCLGNSKTKDQRNEEKARREANRRIEKQLKKDRQVFLATHWLLLLGAGESGKSTIMKQMQILYRNGFNAEERKIKVQDIKNNIKEAIETIVTAMGILSPPVELANPDNQFRLDYILNLPRNKDFDFPPEFYEHTKALWQDEGVKECYERANEYQLIDWAKYFLDKIHIVQQNDYTPTDQDLLRCKVRTYGFLELMFQVDKLYFNIFTIGGAGCRRIKQILIVTGIIYVVDSSSYDMVIRGDNQTNRLREALDLFKCIWNNRWLRTFSVLLFLNKQDLLAEKVLTGKSKMEHYFPEFHRYTTPDDAAPEPGEDPRVTRAKYFIRDEFLRISTGFGGGQHYCYPHFTCAVDTENIRRVMNDCQDIILSMHSRCKLL